From Enterococcus mediterraneensis, the proteins below share one genomic window:
- a CDS encoding pseudouridine synthase produces MRLDKFLADMQIGSRKEVKKYIKDRRVTVNGQVITSDKIQVADHDVVTFDHQPVQYQKYFYYLLNKPQGVVSATTDPRDKTVLDLLKDKDQRDDLFPVGRLDKNTEGLLLISNDGVLAHQLLSPKKHVEKEYYAEVAGILTVEDVAAFAKGIIIDGNEQTLPAEMTILAVDPKQECSQMRLILHEGKFHQVKRMVKAVGKEVTYLKRVRMGDLSLDEELALGDYRPLTEAELALLKNAVK; encoded by the coding sequence ATGCGTTTGGATAAATTTTTAGCGGATATGCAGATCGGCAGCCGCAAAGAAGTCAAAAAATATATCAAAGATCGCCGGGTAACGGTCAATGGACAGGTGATAACTTCCGACAAGATACAGGTCGCGGACCATGATGTAGTCACTTTTGACCATCAGCCGGTCCAGTATCAAAAATATTTTTATTATCTGCTGAACAAACCGCAAGGAGTCGTTTCTGCAACGACAGATCCGCGAGATAAGACTGTACTCGATCTTTTGAAAGACAAAGATCAGCGGGATGATCTGTTTCCGGTTGGTCGTTTGGATAAGAATACTGAAGGACTGCTTTTGATCAGTAACGATGGGGTATTAGCCCATCAGCTATTATCCCCCAAAAAGCATGTTGAAAAAGAATATTATGCAGAAGTAGCTGGGATTTTGACTGTAGAAGATGTCGCCGCATTTGCAAAAGGGATCATAATCGATGGCAATGAACAAACATTGCCGGCGGAGATGACTATTTTAGCTGTAGACCCTAAACAAGAATGTTCCCAGATGCGTCTGATCCTTCATGAAGGGAAATTCCACCAAGTCAAACGGATGGTCAAAGCTGTGGGGAAAGAAGTCACTTATCTAAAACGTGTCAGAATGGGAGATTTATCGTTGGATGAAGAATTGGCATTAGGTGACTATCGCCCTCTTACTGAAGCGGAACTTGCGTTATTGAAAAATGCTGTAAAATAA
- a CDS encoding putative polysaccharide biosynthesis protein, protein MEKKAQPTELTNEERMARGSAWMTVGNIGSRLLGAIYILPWYAWMGENAKAANALFNMGYNIYALFLMISTAGIPAAIAKQTAHYNSLNEYSTSRKLFIRALQVMGIFGLITAGIMYLLAPFLAEASGGGAELVPTMRSLSVAILVFPCMSVIRGYFQGFKDMRPFAISQIAEQVARVAYMLLATFIIMKVMKGEYTQAVTQSTFAAFIGVLASFAVLGYFLKKEKVRMDTLVEYSEKEAKIHTKELLLDTIKEAIPFIIIGSGITIFKLVDQFTFIRVMQQFTEYSSQQLKDLFSIFSANPDKLTMVVIGLATSMSLTGLPLITEAKTVGDHRGLAKLISNNLQLFSFVMLPASFGMMLLAYPLNTLFYEPDALGTKVLIQACITGLFLGLFMMTSSMLQGLYENGAAIKYFVLGLLLKLILQYPAIRILEVYGPMVATMIGFSLTCYLNLRKMYKIARFNYPLTLRRTVLILLLTFVMLIIAFITRQVADLFLNTDSKSQSFIMILLVAGTGGFSYVFMALKVRLADKLLGPSAIKMRKKLRIK, encoded by the coding sequence ATGGAGAAAAAAGCACAACCGACAGAATTAACTAATGAAGAACGGATGGCCCGCGGTTCTGCGTGGATGACCGTCGGCAACATCGGCTCTCGTTTGTTGGGAGCGATTTATATTTTGCCTTGGTATGCTTGGATGGGTGAAAATGCCAAAGCTGCCAATGCATTGTTCAATATGGGCTATAATATTTATGCGCTGTTTTTGATGATCTCGACAGCAGGGATACCTGCCGCCATCGCTAAGCAAACAGCCCACTATAATTCCCTGAATGAATACAGCACCAGTCGAAAATTGTTTATCCGTGCATTGCAGGTGATGGGGATCTTTGGATTGATCACGGCTGGTATCATGTATCTGCTGGCACCGTTTCTTGCGGAAGCTTCCGGCGGTGGAGCAGAGTTGGTACCTACGATGCGTTCGCTTAGTGTTGCGATCCTGGTTTTTCCTTGTATGAGCGTGATCCGCGGATATTTCCAAGGGTTCAAAGATATGCGGCCGTTTGCTATCTCTCAGATCGCAGAGCAAGTCGCTCGCGTCGCTTATATGCTGTTAGCGACCTTCATCATTATGAAAGTGATGAAAGGAGAATACACACAAGCCGTTACACAATCGACCTTCGCCGCATTTATCGGTGTACTGGCGAGTTTTGCGGTATTGGGCTATTTCCTCAAAAAAGAAAAAGTCCGGATGGATACACTTGTTGAATACAGCGAAAAAGAAGCTAAGATCCATACGAAAGAACTACTACTGGATACCATCAAAGAAGCGATTCCTTTTATCATCATCGGTTCGGGGATCACAATCTTCAAGCTGGTGGATCAATTTACTTTTATTCGTGTAATGCAGCAGTTTACCGAATATTCCAGTCAGCAGTTGAAGGATCTGTTTTCAATCTTCAGCGCAAATCCTGACAAACTGACGATGGTGGTGATCGGTTTAGCTACCTCCATGTCATTGACGGGTCTGCCATTGATCACAGAAGCCAAAACCGTGGGAGACCATCGCGGTTTGGCAAAACTGATCAGCAATAACTTACAGTTGTTTTCATTTGTGATGCTGCCAGCCAGTTTTGGTATGATGCTTTTAGCCTATCCTTTGAATACGCTGTTCTATGAACCAGACGCATTAGGAACAAAAGTCCTGATCCAAGCCTGTATCACCGGATTATTCTTGGGGCTCTTCATGATGACTTCCAGTATGCTGCAAGGATTGTATGAAAACGGCGCTGCCATCAAATATTTTGTACTGGGATTGCTCTTGAAGCTGATCTTGCAATACCCGGCGATCCGGATCTTAGAAGTCTATGGTCCCATGGTAGCGACGATGATCGGATTCAGTTTGACGTGCTATTTGAATCTGCGGAAAATGTATAAGATCGCACGCTTCAACTATCCGTTAACATTGCGCCGGACTGTCTTGATCCTTTTACTGACCTTTGTCATGCTGATCATTGCGTTTATTACCCGCCAAGTCGCGGACTTGTTCTTGAATACCGATAGCAAGAGCCAATCATTTATCATGATCTTGTTAGTTGCCGGCACTGGTGGTTTCAGCTATGTCTTTATGGCGTTGAAAGTCCGATTGGCAGATAAACTGTTAGGTCCTTCGGCAATCAAGATGCGAAAAAAATTACGAATAAAATAA
- a CDS encoding UDP-N-acetylmuramoyl-L-alanyl-D-glutamate--L-lysine ligase: protein MSFSIETIRTLLLKENLLKEFVSADGWHLTTDLEKSFTALSYDSRSVNSQTLFFCKGLNFKTEYLISALENGLEVYVAEEPYEVSAKLGIIVTDIRKAMAVLSMAFYDYPQEKLKLVAFTGTKGKTTAAYFTKAILDVTTNKKTALLSTMNTTLDGVTYFKSHLTTPESLDLYRMMAQAVENGMTHLVMEVSSQAYKTQRVYGLHYDVGIFLNISPDHISPIEHPTFDDYFYCKRQLLINSKQAVVNHDSDYYDLLEETCQLHQIPLWTYGRSEADYLVTTTEKRQAFTLKNTNDPLTLNSTYEILLAGGFNQENAASALIASALVGATAQDGQNGLSQARVPGRMEQLQSQNGAAIYVDYAHNYLSLKTLLEFAKNEHPNGRVIVVLGSPGGKALSRRQDFGKILSEQADIAILTADDPAFEDPQKIAEEISAAITEPSLEIHYEMNRSQAIAQAIALAKAEDSVILAGKGQDLYQKINGEDTPYEGDYQIAKHLIEA, encoded by the coding sequence ATGTCTTTCTCCATTGAAACGATTCGTACCTTGTTGCTTAAAGAAAATCTATTGAAAGAATTTGTCTCTGCAGATGGTTGGCATCTGACGACTGATTTGGAAAAAAGCTTTACCGCTCTTTCCTACGACTCTCGTTCAGTAAACTCTCAGACGCTTTTTTTCTGTAAAGGATTGAACTTTAAAACGGAATACCTGATTTCCGCACTGGAAAACGGTCTGGAAGTCTACGTTGCAGAAGAACCCTACGAAGTTTCTGCTAAACTGGGGATCATCGTCACAGATATCCGCAAAGCAATGGCAGTCTTGTCGATGGCTTTTTACGATTACCCCCAAGAAAAATTAAAACTAGTCGCATTTACCGGGACAAAAGGAAAAACCACCGCCGCGTATTTCACGAAAGCGATCTTGGATGTGACTACAAATAAAAAGACTGCATTACTGTCAACTATGAATACGACGCTGGACGGGGTCACTTATTTCAAATCCCATTTAACAACACCAGAATCGCTGGATCTTTATCGTATGATGGCTCAAGCAGTGGAAAACGGTATGACCCATCTTGTAATGGAAGTTTCCTCGCAAGCCTACAAGACACAGCGGGTTTACGGGCTTCACTATGATGTCGGGATCTTTTTGAATATTTCTCCAGATCATATCAGTCCCATCGAACACCCAACATTTGACGACTATTTCTACTGCAAACGCCAGCTGTTGATCAATTCCAAACAAGCAGTTGTCAATCATGACAGCGATTATTACGATTTGTTGGAAGAAACTTGTCAACTGCACCAGATTCCTTTATGGACATATGGACGGTCAGAAGCCGACTATCTGGTGACAACGACGGAAAAACGACAAGCATTTACATTGAAAAATACAAATGATCCATTAACTTTGAACAGTACGTATGAAATTTTATTAGCAGGGGGATTCAATCAAGAAAACGCCGCCAGCGCATTGATTGCATCAGCCCTTGTAGGTGCAACCGCTCAAGATGGTCAAAATGGATTATCTCAAGCCCGCGTTCCCGGACGGATGGAACAGCTGCAAAGCCAAAACGGCGCCGCGATCTATGTAGATTATGCCCATAATTATTTAAGTCTAAAAACACTTTTGGAATTTGCTAAAAACGAACATCCCAATGGTCGTGTGATCGTCGTCTTAGGGAGTCCCGGCGGCAAAGCACTTTCCCGGCGGCAGGATTTCGGCAAGATCTTGTCAGAACAGGCAGATATTGCGATCCTGACTGCTGACGATCCAGCCTTTGAAGATCCGCAAAAAATCGCTGAAGAAATTTCCGCAGCCATCACTGAGCCCAGTCTAGAGATCCATTATGAGATGAATCGAAGTCAAGCCATCGCTCAGGCTATCGCTTTGGCGAAAGCGGAAGATTCCGTGATCTTAGCCGGCAAAGGGCAAGACCTGTATCAAAAGATCAACGGCGAAGATACCCCTTATGAAGGAGACTACCAGATCGCCAAACATCTGATCGAAGCGTAA
- a CDS encoding HelD family protein codes for MVNHKEETYLQQVYEEMLAKEVELADYLDQSKQSGLSALQEMQKDVRLNFDNISDNLDTFAQLEMKNREIDQMNIKMQTAEQELSQVRRSLESPYFGKVAVDFLDDDEEDFYIGVNGFRNLTGDTRVYDWRSPIAELFYNNELGRSSYQVDTRQIEVDIRTRRQFIIERDHLIKYFDTSVAIQDDVLLEALENDTSGFMKDITATIQKEQNKIIRDTASRHILVNGIAGSGKTSTIMQRIAYLLYSMRQKITSDDILILSPNTQFIDYIGNVLPALGERNPWNLTMRAFVEEYGDWPVETEADYFQRLNEAESDYMHVLRSAEFIAYIKKSDALLQDIPDLFQSIDYKGKPLISVEFLEQLYQATPNHPKMIDKIQAMKKQLISYWEQRIIRQARSSKIHDQLLGLSEDMQMRYFGELISDESAESLFYYSKKLLKKKYHRITRALAENQWLKTEKLFEKIYQTFTDQPLPKTTQATLDEAVIRLLIQHLFVEAIEVPQLRFILIDEVQDYTYAQLSLLLALFPRAQFTMVGDENQAIFNSQIPFADIQQLFDKNQLPLTRYDLLNSYRSSGAITKLFRQLVTVPMEIVPIRSDGAPVVYQKTQNEEDFRRFVEGLLTDEKIHQLTILTKTEAQAVDLRTALEDLLTEKIQILSLSLSKGLEFDQVLLYDVSPENYHSDQDQKRLYTAISRGMQELFITYKEELSPLLD; via the coding sequence ATGGTCAACCACAAAGAAGAAACGTATTTGCAGCAGGTTTATGAAGAGATGCTGGCAAAAGAAGTCGAATTGGCAGATTATCTGGATCAGTCGAAACAAAGCGGATTATCGGCTTTGCAGGAGATGCAAAAAGATGTCCGCTTGAATTTTGACAATATCTCCGATAATTTGGATACTTTTGCTCAGCTGGAAATGAAAAATCGCGAGATCGATCAAATGAACATCAAGATGCAGACGGCGGAACAGGAATTATCACAGGTTCGACGCTCGCTGGAGAGTCCGTATTTTGGTAAGGTAGCGGTGGATTTTTTGGATGATGACGAAGAAGATTTTTATATCGGTGTCAACGGCTTTCGCAATCTGACAGGAGATACTCGGGTCTACGACTGGCGTTCACCGATCGCGGAATTGTTTTACAACAATGAATTGGGCCGCTCCAGTTATCAAGTGGACACCCGCCAGATAGAAGTAGACATCCGTACTCGGCGTCAATTCATCATTGAACGGGATCATTTGATCAAGTATTTTGATACGTCTGTTGCGATCCAAGATGATGTACTCTTGGAAGCACTGGAAAACGATACTAGCGGCTTCATGAAAGATATCACCGCGACGATCCAAAAGGAACAAAACAAAATCATCCGGGATACTGCCAGCCGTCATATTTTAGTCAACGGGATCGCCGGCAGTGGAAAAACGTCTACGATCATGCAGCGGATCGCGTATCTGTTGTACTCGATGCGGCAAAAGATCACTTCTGATGATATCCTGATTTTGTCGCCTAATACCCAATTTATCGATTATATCGGTAATGTCCTGCCGGCTTTAGGAGAAAGAAATCCTTGGAATCTTACGATGCGGGCTTTTGTGGAAGAATACGGCGATTGGCCGGTAGAAACAGAAGCGGACTATTTCCAACGGTTGAATGAAGCAGAGTCAGACTATATGCATGTCTTGCGCAGTGCGGAGTTCATCGCTTATATCAAGAAGTCTGACGCATTGCTGCAAGATATCCCGGATCTTTTCCAATCCATCGATTACAAGGGAAAGCCTCTGATCTCAGTAGAGTTTTTAGAGCAGTTGTACCAAGCAACGCCCAATCATCCCAAAATGATCGACAAGATCCAAGCTATGAAAAAACAACTGATCAGTTATTGGGAACAACGGATCATCCGTCAAGCCCGCAGCAGCAAGATCCATGATCAGCTCCTAGGACTTTCAGAAGATATGCAGATGCGCTATTTCGGAGAGCTGATCAGCGATGAATCGGCAGAAAGTCTGTTTTATTACAGCAAAAAACTATTGAAGAAGAAATATCACCGCATCACTCGGGCTTTGGCAGAAAATCAATGGCTGAAAACTGAAAAGCTGTTTGAAAAAATCTATCAGACCTTTACGGATCAGCCTTTGCCAAAAACAACACAGGCTACACTGGACGAAGCGGTCATTCGTCTTTTGATCCAGCATTTATTTGTGGAAGCAATCGAAGTGCCGCAGCTGCGCTTTATTTTGATCGATGAGGTACAAGATTATACGTACGCCCAGCTGTCGTTGCTGTTGGCGCTGTTTCCGCGAGCACAATTTACGATGGTAGGGGATGAGAACCAAGCTATCTTCAATTCCCAGATCCCGTTTGCTGATATCCAACAGTTGTTTGATAAAAATCAGCTGCCCTTGACTCGTTACGACCTTTTGAACAGCTATCGTTCCAGCGGCGCGATTACCAAGCTGTTCCGTCAATTAGTCACTGTTCCTATGGAGATCGTACCGATCCGCTCTGACGGCGCACCGGTAGTCTATCAAAAGACGCAAAATGAAGAAGACTTCCGTCGATTCGTCGAAGGATTACTAACTGATGAGAAGATCCATCAATTGACGATCTTGACGAAAACTGAAGCACAGGCTGTAGACCTTAGAACAGCGCTTGAAGATCTGCTGACTGAAAAGATCCAGATCCTTTCTCTCAGTCTGTCAAAAGGTTTGGAATTCGATCAGGTCCTGTTGTATGATGTTTCCCCAGAAAATTATCATTCAGATCAAGATCAGAAACGGTTGTATACAGCGATCTCCCGCGGGATGCAGGAGCTGTTTATCACTTATAAAGAGGAACTTTCACCGCTGCTTGATTAA
- the leuS gene encoding leucine--tRNA ligase: protein MNYDHKVIEKKWQKFWAKNNVFNTHDDGDKPKFYALDMFPYPSGQGLHVGHPEGYTATDILSRMKRSQGYNVLHPMGWDAFGLPAEQYAIDTGNDPAEFTKKNIETFRRQINSLGFSYDWNREINTTDPEYYKWTQWIFTKLYEKGLAYEAEVAVNWVPELGTVISNEEVIDGKSERGGYDVVRKPMRQWMLKITAYADRLLDDLDLVDWPESIKEMQRNWIGRSVGANVTFNVAGTDEQFTVFTTRPDTLYGATYTVLAPELELVKKITTPEQQAAVEAYIEEAAKKSDLNRTDLSKEKTGVFTGAYAINPVNGKEIPIWIADYVLASYGTGAIMAVPAHDERDYEFAKTFDLEIIPVLEGGNVEEAAFTEDGPHINSDFLNGLNKEDAIAKIVEWLEEKGIGKKEVSYRLRDWLFSRQRYWGEPIPVIHWEDGTTTTVPEEELPLTLPITDNIKPSGTGESPLANIEDWINVIDPVTGKKGRRETNTMPQWAGSSWYHLRYIDPHNKKSLADYEKLKRWLPVDIYIGGAEHAVLHLLYARFWHKFLYDLGVVPTKEPYQKLFNQGMILGENNEKMSKSRGNVVNPDVVVEAYGADTLRLYEMFMGPLDSSIAWSENGLEGSRKFLDRVWRLIADENGKMRDRITTFNDGKLTKVYNQTVKKVTEDYDQLHFNTAISQLMVFVNEAYKVDALPYAYIEGFVQLLAPITPHLAEELWVILGNEEGISYVPWPTYDETALVEDEIEVVFQVNGKVRAKVNVPVDADKAALEELAKNNELIQEHIAGKTIRKVIVVPNKLVNIVAN from the coding sequence ATGAATTACGATCATAAAGTAATCGAAAAAAAATGGCAAAAATTCTGGGCAAAAAACAATGTCTTCAATACCCATGACGATGGCGACAAGCCAAAATTTTATGCCTTAGACATGTTCCCTTATCCATCAGGACAGGGTCTGCATGTAGGGCATCCGGAAGGGTATACAGCAACTGATATCTTGTCACGGATGAAACGCAGCCAAGGCTATAATGTATTGCATCCAATGGGTTGGGACGCGTTTGGTCTGCCAGCAGAACAATATGCCATCGATACCGGGAATGATCCTGCGGAATTTACGAAAAAAAATATCGAGACATTCCGCCGTCAAATCAATTCATTAGGCTTTAGTTATGATTGGAACCGGGAAATCAATACGACGGATCCGGAATACTATAAATGGACACAATGGATCTTCACAAAACTTTATGAAAAAGGACTGGCATATGAAGCAGAAGTCGCAGTCAACTGGGTACCGGAATTAGGAACGGTCATTTCAAACGAAGAAGTGATCGACGGCAAAAGCGAACGGGGCGGTTATGATGTCGTTCGCAAACCGATGCGCCAATGGATGCTGAAGATCACCGCTTATGCAGATCGTTTGTTGGATGATCTGGATCTAGTGGATTGGCCAGAAAGCATCAAAGAAATGCAGCGAAACTGGATCGGCCGTTCAGTAGGTGCGAATGTAACCTTTAACGTAGCCGGAACAGACGAGCAGTTCACTGTCTTCACGACACGTCCTGATACGCTGTATGGTGCGACTTATACGGTGTTGGCGCCAGAACTTGAGCTGGTCAAAAAAATCACTACCCCGGAACAGCAAGCAGCTGTCGAAGCTTATATCGAAGAAGCGGCTAAAAAATCTGATCTGAACCGTACTGATCTGTCGAAAGAAAAAACTGGTGTCTTCACTGGTGCCTATGCGATCAATCCAGTCAACGGCAAAGAAATCCCTATCTGGATCGCTGATTACGTGCTGGCTTCTTACGGAACAGGTGCCATCATGGCAGTACCAGCTCATGATGAACGGGATTATGAATTCGCTAAGACCTTTGATCTGGAGATCATCCCAGTCTTAGAAGGCGGCAATGTGGAAGAAGCGGCCTTTACTGAAGATGGACCGCACATCAATTCTGATTTCTTGAACGGATTGAACAAAGAAGACGCGATCGCTAAAATCGTTGAATGGTTGGAAGAAAAAGGTATCGGTAAAAAAGAAGTCAGCTACCGTCTGCGGGATTGGCTGTTCTCTCGTCAACGCTATTGGGGTGAACCGATCCCTGTGATCCATTGGGAAGATGGGACAACGACGACGGTTCCTGAAGAAGAACTGCCGTTGACACTGCCGATCACAGATAACATCAAACCAAGCGGAACCGGTGAATCGCCACTGGCCAACATCGAAGATTGGATCAATGTCATTGACCCAGTCACCGGTAAAAAAGGCCGTCGTGAAACCAACACGATGCCGCAATGGGCAGGCAGCTCATGGTATCACTTGCGTTATATCGATCCTCATAACAAAAAATCATTGGCGGATTACGAAAAATTGAAACGCTGGCTGCCGGTGGATATTTATATCGGCGGTGCGGAACATGCCGTATTGCATCTGCTGTATGCGCGTTTCTGGCATAAATTCTTGTACGATCTAGGTGTGGTGCCAACAAAAGAACCATATCAAAAACTATTCAATCAAGGGATGATCCTTGGGGAAAACAACGAAAAAATGTCGAAATCCCGCGGCAATGTCGTCAATCCTGATGTCGTGGTGGAAGCTTATGGCGCTGATACGCTGCGTTTGTATGAAATGTTCATGGGACCATTGGATTCTTCTATCGCTTGGAGCGAAAACGGGTTGGAAGGCAGCCGCAAATTCTTGGATCGGGTATGGCGTCTGATCGCAGATGAAAACGGCAAAATGCGCGATCGGATCACTACTTTCAATGACGGAAAATTGACGAAAGTGTATAATCAAACCGTCAAAAAAGTCACGGAAGACTATGACCAACTGCATTTCAATACAGCGATCTCACAACTGATGGTTTTTGTGAATGAAGCCTATAAAGTCGATGCACTGCCTTATGCATATATCGAAGGATTCGTGCAGTTGTTGGCACCGATCACACCGCATCTTGCGGAAGAACTTTGGGTGATCTTGGGCAATGAAGAAGGCATTTCTTATGTTCCTTGGCCAACTTATGACGAAACAGCGTTAGTTGAAGACGAGATCGAAGTCGTATTCCAAGTAAACGGTAAAGTTCGAGCAAAAGTCAATGTACCAGTAGACGCTGACAAAGCAGCGCTGGAAGAATTGGCGAAAAACAACGAATTGATCCAAGAACATATCGCTGGTAAAACGATCCGTAAAGTCATCGTAGTACCAAATAAACTTGTCAATATCGTTGCAAATTGA
- a CDS encoding muramidase family protein — translation MEIISRKERRKAEKSGGKYHQLKKGAALMGTTLTACSVVTPFMTPLSAEATSVTDTGAQVSLYSSNASAFITEIAAHAQPIANANDLYASVMIAQAIIESGWGGSTLSKAPYYNLFGIKGSYNGNTVYMDTMEFLNGKWVTMKEPFRQYPSFKESFADNAYTLRNVFLGGDYYYRGAWKSNTQSYRDATAWLTGRYATAPHYGASLNNVIETYNLTRFDTPASGSAGGGASAGSSSNNSNSSGGTNSGSSSQSQYYTVKSGDSVWLIANKYGISMSQLCQWNNIKNNFIYPGQRLIVRNGGSSSTGSSSSNSNSNSGSSSSNLGSNSNNSSSTGTHYTVKAGDSVWLIANKYGISMSQLCQWNNIKNNFIYPGQRLIVRNGGSISAGSSSSSSSNSGSSSSNSGSSSNSSSTSSHYTVKAGDSVWLIANKYGISMNQLCQWNNIKNNFIYPGQRLIVRNGSSSTGSSSSASSTNTGNSSTGSSSTNTSGSYTVKAGDSVWSIANKHGITMSQFRQWNNIKNDFVYPGQKVIVRKGASASSNTGSSTSSSSKTYTVKSGDSLWTIAQRYNLSVNQLKSLNNLTSDIVLIGQVLKVK, via the coding sequence ATGGAGATTATCTCAAGAAAAGAGCGACGGAAAGCGGAAAAATCTGGTGGCAAATATCACCAGTTGAAAAAGGGTGCCGCACTTATGGGAACAACATTAACAGCTTGTTCTGTTGTGACACCTTTCATGACCCCGCTATCAGCAGAAGCAACAAGCGTTACTGACACAGGCGCTCAGGTGAGTTTGTACAGCAGTAATGCCAGTGCATTCATTACTGAGATCGCGGCTCATGCGCAACCGATAGCTAATGCCAATGATTTATATGCGTCTGTGATGATCGCTCAGGCGATCATTGAAAGTGGATGGGGAGGCAGTACCTTATCCAAAGCACCTTATTATAATTTATTCGGTATCAAAGGAAGTTATAACGGCAACACTGTATACATGGATACGATGGAATTTTTGAACGGTAAATGGGTGACCATGAAAGAACCGTTCCGCCAATACCCATCTTTCAAAGAATCATTTGCGGACAATGCCTATACTCTACGCAATGTCTTTTTAGGCGGCGATTATTACTATCGCGGTGCGTGGAAGAGCAATACGCAGTCTTATCGTGATGCAACTGCTTGGCTGACAGGCCGCTATGCGACAGCACCGCATTATGGAGCATCTTTGAATAATGTGATCGAGACTTACAATCTGACTCGTTTTGATACACCAGCCAGCGGCAGTGCCGGAGGCGGAGCGTCAGCTGGAAGTTCTTCAAACAATTCAAATTCCAGTGGAGGAACAAATTCAGGTTCTTCATCACAATCGCAATACTATACAGTAAAATCCGGCGATTCTGTTTGGCTGATCGCCAATAAATACGGTATTTCCATGAGCCAGCTTTGCCAATGGAACAATATCAAAAATAATTTCATTTACCCAGGCCAACGTCTGATCGTCAGAAACGGCGGCTCAAGTTCGACTGGCTCAAGCAGTTCCAACAGCAATTCAAATTCAGGCTCAAGCAGCTCGAACTTAGGTTCAAACAGCAATAACAGCAGTTCAACAGGCACACATTATACAGTAAAAGCTGGGGATTCTGTTTGGCTGATTGCTAATAAATACGGCATTTCCATGAGCCAGCTTTGTCAATGGAACAATATCAAAAACAACTTCATTTATCCAGGTCAGCGTTTGATCGTCAGAAACGGCGGCTCAATTTCTGCTGGCTCAAGCAGTTCTAGCAGTTCAAATTCTGGCTCAAGCAGTTCAAACTCGGGATCAAGCAGCAACAGCAGTTCAACAAGCTCGCATTATACAGTAAAAGCTGGGGATTCTGTTTGGCTGATCGCTAATAAATACGGTATTTCCATGAACCAGCTTTGCCAATGGAACAATATCAAAAACAATTTTATTTACCCAGGTCAACGTCTGATCGTCAGAAACGGCTCAAGTTCGACTGGCTCAAGCAGTTCTGCCAGCAGTACAAATACAGGGAATTCAAGTACCGGCTCCAGCAGTACAAATACTTCTGGAAGTTATACAGTAAAAGCCGGGGATTCTGTCTGGTCTATTGCCAACAAACACGGCATCACCATGAGTCAATTCCGTCAATGGAACAACATCAAAAATGATTTTGTTTATCCAGGCCAAAAAGTGATCGTAAGAAAAGGAGCTAGTGCTTCATCAAATACCGGCTCTTCTACAAGCAGTTCCAGCAAGACCTATACCGTCAAAAGCGGCGACAGTCTTTGGACGATCGCGCAAAGATACAATCTGTCAGTCAATCAATTGAAATCTTTGAATAATCTGACCTCTGATATCGTTCTTATCGGACAAGTTTTAAAAGTAAAATAG
- a CDS encoding phosphatase PAP2 family protein, whose translation MKNKLYIQFAGSCFLLIFVFLGYVVKFYPKWLAGFDNTITSFVRMPYPAWNSFYLWITKFGNPSSVVILALAFLVVLVAGKHYAETVWLGVGVLGIAGVLNPLIKFVFLRERPTLEHLVTEHSYSFPSGHSTGSMVLFGTLLFLVPVFFHNTVGQWAARIVLGFLILSIGISRIYLGVHFPSDVLGGYTLGLGWLCLSYPLYQKQKVVWLFKRRQR comes from the coding sequence ATGAAAAATAAATTATATATCCAATTTGCCGGCAGTTGTTTTTTACTGATTTTCGTTTTTCTCGGTTATGTCGTGAAATTCTATCCTAAGTGGCTGGCAGGTTTCGATAATACTATCACCTCTTTTGTGCGGATGCCCTATCCTGCATGGAATAGTTTTTACCTCTGGATCACTAAATTTGGTAATCCCAGCAGCGTGGTGATCCTCGCTTTGGCTTTTTTAGTCGTTTTAGTTGCTGGTAAGCATTACGCCGAAACTGTCTGGTTGGGTGTCGGTGTGTTGGGGATCGCCGGCGTTCTTAATCCCCTTATCAAATTCGTTTTTTTGCGGGAACGGCCAACTCTGGAGCATCTGGTGACAGAACACAGCTACAGTTTTCCTAGCGGTCATTCAACTGGCAGCATGGTTTTATTCGGTACATTGCTGTTCTTGGTTCCGGTATTTTTCCACAACACTGTCGGTCAGTGGGCAGCTCGAATCGTTTTAGGTTTCTTGATCTTGTCCATCGGCATCAGCCGGATCTATCTTGGGGTCCACTTTCCCAGCGATGTCTTGGGAGGATACACGTTGGGTCTTGGTTGGCTTTGTCTAAGTTATCCATTGTATCAAAAACAAAAAGTTGTGTGGCTGTTCAAAAGGCGGCAGCGTTAA